One Jeotgalibaca porci genomic region harbors:
- the gcvPB gene encoding aminomethyl-transferring glycine dehydrogenase subunit GcvPB produces MSEVNPMIFELGREGRIGYSFPESDVPMKQLPTQVLRKEPARLPEVSELQLMRHYTRLSHDNFGIENGFYPLGSCTMKYNPKINEVTARLDGFANIHPFQPVEHVQGALQLMYELQEDLKVITGMDAVSLQPAAGAHGEWTGLMMVRAYHEKNGDTKRTKVIVPDSAHGTNPSSANIAGYDVISIPTNEYGLVDVEALRSKVGEDTAALMLTNPSTLGLFEKDIVEIADIIHEAGGLVYYDGANLNAIMSKTSPGLMGFDIVHLNLHKTFSTPHGGGGPGAGPVGVKAHIIPFLPVPRVEETEQGYTLNAEYPDSIGRVKAYYGNFGVLVRAYTYIRTMGPIGLRKVSESAVLHANYLASRLKETYDLPYPQICKHEFVLSGKRQKKQGVRTLDIAKRLLDYGFYAPTVYFPLIVEEAMMIEPTETESKEMLDEFADVMIKIATEVTENPDLVREAPHNKPVRRLDETKAARQIKVNYYSE; encoded by the coding sequence ATGAGTGAGGTAAATCCGATGATTTTTGAACTGGGACGTGAAGGACGTATTGGGTATAGCTTTCCTGAATCCGATGTTCCTATGAAACAACTTCCTACGCAAGTATTGCGGAAAGAACCGGCACGTCTTCCTGAAGTGAGCGAACTTCAGTTGATGCGCCATTACACACGTCTATCACACGATAACTTTGGAATTGAGAACGGCTTTTATCCATTGGGTTCTTGTACGATGAAATATAATCCTAAAATTAATGAAGTAACAGCGCGTCTAGATGGCTTTGCGAACATTCATCCGTTTCAACCGGTTGAACATGTTCAAGGTGCGCTGCAGTTGATGTATGAATTGCAAGAAGACTTAAAAGTTATTACTGGAATGGATGCTGTTTCCCTTCAACCAGCTGCAGGTGCACATGGTGAATGGACAGGGCTCATGATGGTGCGTGCCTACCACGAAAAAAATGGTGACACAAAACGGACGAAAGTCATTGTGCCCGATAGTGCCCATGGGACAAACCCTTCGAGCGCAAATATTGCTGGCTATGATGTCATCAGTATTCCTACGAATGAATATGGACTTGTTGATGTGGAGGCTTTACGCAGTAAAGTAGGCGAGGATACAGCCGCGTTGATGTTGACGAATCCAAGTACACTTGGCTTGTTTGAAAAAGATATTGTTGAAATTGCTGATATCATTCATGAAGCAGGTGGTTTGGTTTATTACGACGGTGCCAACTTGAACGCGATTATGTCTAAGACATCGCCCGGCTTGATGGGCTTTGATATCGTTCACTTAAATCTGCATAAAACATTCAGTACACCACACGGCGGAGGAGGTCCTGGTGCGGGTCCGGTTGGAGTGAAAGCACACATTATTCCGTTCCTACCTGTGCCACGTGTAGAAGAAACAGAGCAAGGTTATACATTGAATGCTGAATATCCAGATTCAATTGGTAGAGTGAAAGCATACTACGGAAACTTCGGTGTTCTAGTCCGTGCTTATACGTATATCCGTACAATGGGACCAATTGGATTGCGAAAAGTATCCGAGAGTGCGGTCTTACACGCTAACTATTTAGCAAGTCGCCTGAAAGAGACCTATGATCTTCCATATCCTCAAATTTGTAAACATGAATTCGTACTGTCCGGAAAACGCCAGAAGAAACAAGGTGTGCGAACGTTAGATATCGCTAAGCGTTTATTGGATTACGGATTCTATGCTCCGACTGTCTACTTCCCATTAATCGTTGAAGAAGCGATGATGATTGAGCCGACAGAAACAGAGTCGAAAGAAATGTTAGATGAATTTGCCGATGTGATGATTAAAATTGCGACTGAAGTAACTGAGAATCCTGATTTGGTTCGCGAAGCACCACATAATAAACCTGTGCGCCGTTTGGACGAAACGAAAGCAGCACGACAAATTAAAGTGAATTACTATTCTGAATAA
- a CDS encoding beta/alpha barrel domain-containing protein: MKKGELPLARDKKHIPGVISSLRKDIVEVPEVITKCSGININGRKLKSFLFTTDIAIICNNDADAILAVYSFTPHPGIIQAIASAAPVPVIAGVGGGLTHGPRSANISLFAESLGSIAVVVNAPTPIATIQLINETVDVPVIATIVSEANDIQSRLDAGADILNVSGGANTVDLVRKIRAEFPDVPIIATGGKTDQDILDTIEAGANAISYTPPSVTELFKKKMDIYRNEIKNK; this comes from the coding sequence ATGAAGAAAGGGGAACTCCCATTGGCAAGAGATAAAAAACATATTCCTGGTGTTATTTCCAGTTTAAGAAAAGACATCGTAGAAGTTCCGGAAGTCATAACAAAATGTAGCGGAATCAATATTAACGGACGTAAATTAAAGTCGTTTTTATTCACAACCGACATCGCGATTATTTGTAATAACGATGCAGATGCTATTTTGGCCGTCTATTCCTTTACACCACATCCGGGAATCATCCAAGCGATTGCTTCTGCAGCACCAGTACCCGTTATTGCAGGTGTAGGTGGGGGACTGACTCATGGTCCGCGTTCTGCTAACATTAGTCTTTTCGCAGAATCTTTGGGTTCGATTGCAGTTGTGGTAAATGCACCGACTCCGATTGCGACGATTCAATTAATAAATGAGACTGTTGATGTTCCTGTCATCGCGACAATCGTATCTGAAGCAAATGATATCCAATCACGTTTAGATGCGGGAGCGGATATATTAAACGTCAGTGGCGGTGCAAATACAGTTGATTTGGTAAGGAAAATCCGCGCTGAATTTCCTGATGTTCCTATTATCGCAACGGGTGGTAAGACAGATCAAGATATCTTGGATACAATCGAAGCTGGCGCCAACGCGATTTCCTATACCCCGCCAAGTGTAACGGAGCTCTTCAAGAAAAAGATGGATATTTATCGGAACGAAATTAAAAATAAATAA
- a CDS encoding iron chaperone, which translates to MIENDSVDVYISEFPIEVQEILTNIRTIIFEEAPEITEKISYQMPTYWRGGNLFHFAAFKSHIGFYPTPSGITPFEEALTPYKHGKGSIRFPLNEPIPYELIRKMVQYRLKETEI; encoded by the coding sequence GTGATAGAAAATGATTCTGTAGACGTTTATATTTCTGAGTTTCCCATAGAAGTGCAAGAAATCTTAACGAACATCCGCACCATCATTTTTGAAGAAGCACCCGAAATCACAGAGAAAATAAGTTATCAAATGCCGACATATTGGCGCGGTGGAAATTTATTTCATTTCGCGGCTTTCAAATCACACATCGGATTCTATCCGACGCCCTCTGGAATCACGCCCTTTGAAGAAGCATTAACGCCCTATAAACACGGCAAAGGTTCGATTCGTTTTCCTTTGAATGAACCGATTCCATACGAATTAATTCGAAAAATGGTTCAGTACCGATTGAAAGAGACAGAAATATAA